One Mus musculus strain C57BL/6J chromosome X, GRCm38.p6 C57BL/6J DNA window includes the following coding sequences:
- the Fthl17a gene encoding ferritin heavy polypeptide-like 17, whose translation MAASVPQLEQTYLSESNAALNSQIQLQLYGSYIYLSMASFCNKEEVALGSFALFFLRQSQKWMERTEMLFSLLTERQGSLTLGRIANQDRQDWLDGLMAMECAFHLEKTLNQSLLQLYGLANSKGDLYLCNFLKCHFLPQQVEILKEMGGYMTNLRRLGAPENQDAEKLFDQLTMADSIKKN comes from the coding sequence ATGGCCGCTTCTGTTCCACAGCTCGAGCAGACTTACCTGTCGGAGTCTAACGCTGCCCTCAACTCACAGATCCAGTTGCAGCTGTATGGCAGTTACATCTACCTCTCCATGGCCTCGTTCTGCAATAAAGAAGAGGTGGCCCTGGGGTCCTTCGCGCTCTTCTTCCTGCGTCAGTCTCAGAAGTGGATGGAACGCACCGAGATGCTCTTCTCCCTGCTGACCGAGCGCCAGGGCTCCCTGACCCTTGGGAGAATTGCCAATCAAGACCGCCAGGACTGGTTGGATGGCCTCATGGCGATGGAGTGCGCGTTCCATCTGGAGAAAACACTCAACCAGAGCCTTCTGCAGCTGTATGGCCTGGCTAACAGCAAAGGTGACCTCTACCTGTGCAACTTCCTGAAGTGCCACTTTCTGCCACAGCAGGTAGAGATCCTCAAGGAGATGGGCGGCTACATGACCAACCTGCGCCGGTTGGGGGCTCCGGAAAATCAGGATGCGGAGAAGCTCTTCGACCAGCTCACCATGGCGGACAGCATCAAGAAGAACTAA